In the genome of Epinephelus lanceolatus isolate andai-2023 chromosome 18, ASM4190304v1, whole genome shotgun sequence, one region contains:
- the LOC117268310 gene encoding NACHT, LRR and PYD domains-containing protein 12-like, giving the protein MGIPLAFNSETIPAVHVQQPLSQAFRKDSENVTDDVQEALNKHRINLKKKFEYVMEGSAEEKSGIHLSTIYTELYITEGECEGINTQHEVWQLETVFTLKTFCGTAINCNDIFKPSTGQNECLKVLTKGIAGSGKTVCAQKVILDWVEGKANHTVKILFALPFRELNLIKGAKYSLLGLLSLFHPSLEKLTVEMLTMWKVAFILDGLDESRLTLNFKCNEHVSNVTQISTVDKLLTSLIKGKLLPSALLWITCRPAAASLIPPQYIHRVTEVRGFTDPQKEDYFKKRFCDDEQAGKIISHIRALKSLQIMCHIPVFCWMIATVFEYMQSTNTGELPKTLTEMYAHFLMVQTQRKNNKYGKAEMNQRELIKTDKEVLLKLGRLAFEHLEKGNLMFYKEDLEECGLYVNDAALYSGVCTAIFKEECVLFKKMVYCFVHLSIQEFLAAVYAYHCYATQNINAMKSFLKRDSTPPVPSELIANKLFKRAMPEISHTESTGSLSLHELLEGALEKALESRNGHLDLFVRFLHGLTIESNQRALGGLIVQKSRPESIKKHIRTLKMVQRKAASTERCINLFHCLTEMNDHSVDQEIQELLESENRSKQKLSAVQCSTLAYKLLMSEKVLDKFDLRTFNTLDEGRRRLVPVVRNCTNAQLSGCGLKTEDVCDVVASALSSNPSHLRELDLSNNELQDSGVKLLSAGLQSVNCKLSNLRLKQCKLSGESCKTLASTLSSSSSSVRELDLSNNELRDSGVEWLSALLERSDPSLEALRLNQCGVTEKSCESLASAFSSDMSLKELDLSNNDLRSSGATLLSAGLQSPKCKLETLRLSGCLITEDGCVSLASALNSNPSHLRELDLSYNHPEDSGVTLLSAGLKDPHWTLDTLRVDHGGEHRLISGPRKYLFRPTLDPNTTHKRLSLCEQSGQVSHTEEWHPYPDHPERFYLQDQVLCREGLTGCSYLEVDMAGGAFIGVAYKGINRTGSYESWLGYNDKSWCVSCFGRNYKVLHDWRETNIPIAITSPRVGVYLDWPRGTLSFYKVTSESLVHLHTFHHRFTEALYPGFYVSYNTSLSLC; this is encoded by the exons ATGGGAATCCCTCTTGCTTTCAACAGTGAGACAATTCCAGCTGTCCATGTACAACAACCACTCAGTCAAGCTTTTAGAAAAGACTCTGAAAATG TGACTGACGATGTGCAGGAGGCTTTAAACAAACATCGGATCaatcttaaaaagaagtttgaATATGTCATGGAAGGAAGTGCTGAAGAAAAAAgtggaatccatctgagcaccatttacacagagctctacatcacagaggggGAGTGTGAGGGGATTAATACTCAACATGAGGTGTGGCAGCTTGAAACAGTATTCACCCTAAAAACCTTCTGTGGCACAGCAATCAACTGCAATGACATCTTTAAGCCCTCAACTGGACAAAACGAATGTCTAAAGGTCTTGACCAAAGGCATCGCTGGCAGTGGAAAAACAGTTTGTGCACAGAAAGTCATCCTCGACTGGGTAGAAGGGAAAGCAAACCATACAGTGAAGATCTTGTTTGCGCTTCCATTTCGTGAGTTGAACTTGATCAAAGGTGCAAAGTACAGCCTGCTGGGCCTGCTAAGCCTTTTCCATCCATCACTAGAAAAACTCACAGTGGAGATGCTTACTATGTGGAAAGTTGCATTCATCCTGGATGGCCTTGATGAAAGCAGACTTACTCTGAATTTCAAATGCAATGAGCATGTGTCCAATGTCACACAAATATCCACAGTAGATAAACTGCTGACAAGCCTGATCAAAGGGAAACTGCTGCCCTCTGCTCTACTCTGGATAACCTGCAGACCTGCAGCAGCCAGTCTGATCCCTCCTCAGTATATCCACAGGGTGACAGAGGTACGAGGCTTTACTGACCCTCAGAAGGAGGACTACTTCAAGAAAAGATTTTGTGATGACGAGCAAGCTGGAAAAATCATCTCACACATCAGGGCACTGAAGAGCCTCCAGATCATGTGCCACATCCCAGTTTTCTGCTGGATGATTGCCACAGTGTTTGAGTACATGCAGAGTACAAATACAGGAGAGCTACCCAAGACCCTGACTGAGATGTACGCACACTTCCTGATGGTTcaaacacagaggaagaatAATAAATATGGGAAAGCTGAGATGAATCAACGGGAGCTGATAAAGACCGACAAGGAAGTTCTTCTGAAGCTGGGGAGGCTAGCCTTTGAACATCTGGAGAAAGGTAACCTCATGTTCTACAAAGAAGACCTTGAGGAGTGTGGGCTTTATGTGAATGATGCTGCATTGTACTCCGGAGTGTGCACAGCTATCTTTAAAGAAGAGTGTGTACTCTTCAAGAAGATGGTCTACTGCTTTGTCCATCTAAGCATTCAGGAGTTTCTTGCTGCTGTCTATGCTTACCACTGTTACGCAACTCAGAACATAAATGCCATGAAGAGTTTCCTCAAACGAGATTCCACTCCCCCTGTACCATCAGAACTTATTGCAAATAAGTTATTCAAGAGAGCCATGCCAGAAATATCACACACTGAAAGCACAGGCAGTCTGTCTTTACATGAGCTTTTGGAGGGAGCTTTGGAAAAGGCCTTGGAGAGCAGGAACGGTCATCTCGATCTATTTGTCCGCTTTCTTCATGGACTCACAATCGAGTCTAATCAGCGTGCTTTAGGAGGCCTGATTGTCCAAAAGTCAAGACCAGAatccattaaaaaacacatccgCACACTAAAAATGGTTCAAAGGAAGGCAGCCTCAACAGAGAGATGTATCAACCTTTTCCACTGCTTGACAGAAATGAACGACCACTCAGTAGACCAGGAAATTCAAGAGCTCCTGGAGTCTGAGAACAGATCAAAGCAGAAACTCTCCGCAGTTCAGTGCTCTACTCTGGCCTACAAACTGCTGATGTCAGAGAAAGTACTGGATAAGTTTGACCTCAGGACTTTCAACACTTTGGATGAAGGGCGTAGGAGACTGGTACCAGTGGTGAGAAACTGCACAAATGCTCA ACTCTCTGGCTGTGGACTCAAAACTGAAGATGTTTGTGATGTCGTGGCTTCAGCCCTGAGCTCCAAtccctcccatctgagagagctggacctgagtaacaatGAGCttcaggattcaggagtgaagctgctgtcCGCTGGACTCCAGAGTGTGAACTGTAAATTGAGTAACTTAAG ATTAAAGCAATGCAAGTTGTCAGGAGAGAGCTGTAAAACGCTGGCATCAACTCTCAGCTCCAGTTCCTCTAGTGTTAGAGAGCTGGATCTGAGCAACAACGAGCTGAGGGATTCAGGAGTGGAGTGGTTGTCTGCTCTGCTGGAGAGGTCAGATCCTTCACTGGAGGCTCTGAG ACTCAATCAGTGTGGAGTCACAGAGAAGtcttgtgagtcacttgcatCAGCTTTCAGTTCTGACATGTCCCTGAAAGAGCTGGACCTGAGCAACAATGACCTAAGGAGCTCTGGAGCGACACTCCTGTCTGCTGGACTGCAGAGTCCAAAATGTAAACTAGAGACTCTGAG GCTGTCAGGCTGTCTGATCACAGAGGATGGCTGTGTttctctggcctcagctctgaacTCCAACCCCTCGCATCTaagagagctggacctgagctaTAATCATCCAGAAGACTCAGGAGTGACACTGCTATCTGCTGGGCTCAAGGATCCACACTGGACACTGGATACTCTCAG agTGGACCATGGAGGTGAACACAGGTTAATCTCTGGGCCGAGGAAAT ATTTATTCCGGCCCACATTGGacccaaacacaacacacaaacgcCTGTCTCTGTGTGAACAGAGCGGACAGGTCTCACATACAGAAGAATGGCATCCTTATCCTGATCATCCTGAACGATTTTACTTACAAGATCAGGTGTTGTGTCGAGAGGGTCTGACTGGGTGCTCCTACTTGGAGGTAGATATGGCTGGTGGAGCTTTCATCGGTGTGGCATACAAAGGAATCAACAGAACTGGTTCCTATGAAAGCTGGCTCGGATACAATGACAAGTCATGGTGTGTCAGCTGTTTTGGTCGTAACTACAAGGTATTGCATGACTGGAGAGAGACCAACATACCAATTGCCATCACATCACCTAGAGTAGGAGTGTATCTGGACTGGCCAAGAGGCACTCTGTCTTTCTACAAAGTTACTTCTGAAAGCTTAGTCCACCTGCACACTTTCCACCACAGATTCACAGAGGCGCTCTACCCTGGTTTTTATGTATCGTACAATACATCACTGTCTCTGTGTTAG